A DNA window from bacterium contains the following coding sequences:
- a CDS encoding aspartate:alanine exchanger family transporter — protein MTALFQSSAFILFFIVALGIVLGRFQIKGISLDVSAVIFVALIFGHYGYRVPADFQNVGLLLFIFTIGISAGPGFFESFQRRGLQLVLTTVLIVVTGAGVTVALAYAFDVDFKMASGLFTGALTSTPGLAAAIEAAGSPLASIGYGVAYPFGVIGVILFVRLMPRLLRADLTLAARDYAAEAFIAHPEILNRNFIVENVNMDGQPLGALTIRSMTEATISRVMHNGVAVTPSPETRLYLGDLVKAVGTTEALEKTRLLIGPETDREIPLSKGYEVQWVLVTNRTVVGQSLATLHLHTNYNANITRIRRGDIDIAPRRGSVLRFGDKLLVACDSDNMHQVVKLLGNDDKRISEADFLPIALGIVAGILLGKMPIPLPGGMEFSLGLTGGVLAVTLILSRIGKTGPVIWSLSGTANQVLRQLGLLLFLAAVGTEAGAHISTAIGQYGARIFLIGAVITLLPMIAGIALGYGLLRINILTLLGTLTGAMTSTPGLGALDPMSDCAAPAVAYATVYPVALVCTIICAQIISLL, from the coding sequence ATGACCGCCCTGTTCCAGTCCAGCGCCTTCATTCTCTTTTTCATCGTCGCCCTGGGTATCGTCCTCGGCCGCTTTCAGATCAAGGGCATCTCGCTCGACGTCTCGGCGGTGATTTTCGTGGCGCTGATCTTCGGCCACTATGGCTATCGCGTCCCAGCCGATTTTCAGAATGTCGGTCTGCTTCTTTTCATCTTCACCATTGGCATTTCCGCCGGTCCGGGTTTTTTCGAATCCTTTCAGCGGCGCGGCCTGCAGCTGGTACTGACGACGGTCCTGATCGTCGTCACCGGGGCCGGTGTCACGGTAGCCCTGGCCTATGCCTTTGACGTCGATTTCAAGATGGCCAGCGGTCTCTTCACCGGCGCGCTCACCAGCACGCCCGGGCTGGCGGCGGCGATCGAGGCGGCCGGATCGCCGCTCGCCTCGATCGGCTATGGCGTCGCCTATCCCTTCGGTGTGATCGGCGTCATTCTCTTTGTTCGTTTGATGCCTCGTCTGCTGCGCGCCGATCTCACCCTCGCCGCCCGCGACTATGCCGCCGAGGCCTTCATCGCCCATCCGGAGATCCTCAACCGCAATTTTATCGTCGAGAACGTCAATATGGACGGCCAACCCCTCGGGGCTTTGACGATCCGCTCGATGACGGAAGCCACGATCTCGCGGGTGATGCACAATGGCGTGGCGGTCACGCCTTCACCGGAAACCCGGCTCTATCTCGGCGATCTGGTCAAGGCGGTGGGCACCACCGAGGCCCTCGAGAAGACCCGGCTGCTGATCGGCCCGGAGACCGACCGCGAGATCCCCCTGTCCAAGGGGTATGAGGTCCAGTGGGTGCTGGTCACCAACCGCACGGTCGTCGGTCAAAGTCTGGCCACCCTGCACCTGCATACCAATTACAACGCCAACATCACGCGCATCCGTCGCGGCGATATCGACATCGCCCCCCGGCGCGGCAGTGTGCTGCGTTTTGGCGACAAGCTGCTGGTGGCGTGTGATTCGGATAACATGCATCAGGTGGTCAAGCTGCTCGGCAATGACGACAAGCGCATTTCGGAGGCCGATTTTCTGCCCATCGCTCTCGGCATCGTCGCCGGCATCCTGCTCGGCAAGATGCCGATACCGCTTCCGGGGGGCATGGAATTCAGCCTGGGATTGACCGGCGGTGTGCTTGCCGTCACCCTGATCCTGAGCCGCATCGGCAAGACCGGGCCGGTCATCTGGAGCCTCTCCGGGACCGCCAACCAGGTGCTGCGCCAGCTCGGCCTGCTCCTCTTTCTCGCCGCGGTCGGCACCGAGGCCGGCGCTCATATCAGCACGGCGATCGGGCAATACGGCGCGCGCATCTTTCTGATCGGCGCGGTCATCACCCTGCTGCCAATGATCGCCGGCATCGCCCTGGGCTATGGCCTGCTGCGGATCAACATTCTCACCCTCCTCGGCACGCTGACCGGGGCGATGACCAGCACGCCGGGCTTAGGCGCCCTCGATCCGATGAGCGACTGTGCCGCCCCGGCCGTCGCCTACGCCACCGTCTATCCGGTCGCGCTGGTCTGCACCATCATTTGCGCCCAGATTATTTCGCTTTTATGA
- a CDS encoding rhodanese-like domain-containing protein, whose amino-acid sequence MLRWFPAWALRQALLLLLAAGLTGLVANHLNPRGVALQPGGSAIAGMAAMEESDGAELPRPITLVQLQLLLGREAALLLDARSRDEYRAGHLPGAVSLPFEDGSEERARIELLPRDRWLICYCDGGGCELSEHLGLELVGRGFKKVAVYRGGIEEWRQHHALVQEEAHE is encoded by the coding sequence ATGTTGCGTTGGTTTCCCGCCTGGGCGCTGCGCCAGGCGCTGCTGCTGCTGCTCGCCGCCGGACTGACCGGCCTGGTGGCCAATCACCTCAATCCCCGCGGCGTCGCGCTCCAGCCGGGTGGCTCGGCTATAGCCGGCATGGCCGCCATGGAAGAGAGCGATGGGGCGGAACTGCCCCGTCCCATCACCCTGGTACAGCTGCAGCTGCTGCTCGGGCGCGAGGCCGCGCTGCTGCTTGACGCGCGCAGCCGTGACGAATACCGGGCCGGCCATCTGCCCGGGGCGGTCAGCCTCCCCTTCGAGGACGGGAGCGAAGAGCGGGCGCGGATCGAACTGCTGCCGCGCGACCGCTGGCTGATCTGCTATTGCGACGGCGGCGGTTGCGAGCTCTCTGAACATTTGGGGCTGGAGCTGGTCGGACGGGGCTTTAAAAAAGTGGCGGTGTACCGCGGCGGGATCGAGGAGTGGCGGCAGCACCATGCCCTGGTGCAGGAGGAAGCCCATGAGTAA